The DNA region CGTGCTGCCTCCGCACCCCACCGCCAGCACCCCGAGGGCCACACACAGGCTGCCCGCTGCGCCCGCCATCCCGAACCGTCCGTGCATTCCGCTCCTCATCATCCGTCTTTCCGTCGCGTGGTCACCCCGTGTGACCCGGGAATTATAGGGAAAAAATTACGCCGACGCCCCATTTTTGACAGGAAAGAGCCTTGGGGGCCTGGCCATGGGACGAGCGCCGCACGAAGGCAGGCGCCGACTTCGCATACCGTAGGGACGTGGCCCGCTTCACTGCCCGACGGACGCTTCCCGGCCTGCTCGCCCTCGGCACGCTGGCCGGCATGCTCGCCCCCCGCGCCTCCGAAGGCCAGACCCTGCGCCTGGTGACCGTGAAGGCCCAGGCGCCCGACTCGGTCACGGCCCTGCGGGGCCAGCGCGTCGCCGTCTCCGCCGACGGCCGCTACGTGGCGTTCTGCTCGGCGGCTCCGCCGGCCGACCTCGTGCCGGGCAAGAACGTCCCGCCGGGCTCGGTGGCGACCCGCAACGTGTACGTGCGGGACATGGTCGCCAACGCGACCGAAGTGATCACCCTCTCGGCGACCGACCCGGGTACGACGAGCGACGGCGCCTGCCTGCCTGACGTGCAGATCACCCCGGACGGGCGGTACGTCGCGTTCAGGAGCAACGCGACCAACCTCCAGTCGGGCACCTGGTCCTACCCCGCCGACGAGAACTCCGGCTGGATCTTCGACCGGCAGACGCGCACCCTCGCGCTGGTGGACGTCGCCGTGCAGCCGTTCCACGCCGGCGGGGTCAAGGAGATGGTGATGAGCGAGAACGGCCGCTTCGTGGCGTTCTCGAGCCGGGGCACCGGGAGCCTCCGGCAGCTGGTGGCCAACTTCATCGACGCCAACGGCGAGTTGCCCGACCTCTACGTCCGCGACATGCAGGCCGGGGTGACGCGCCTGGTGAGCCGCCATCACACCGATCCGAATCGTGGCTCGCCGGCCGGAGTCCCGACGACCACCAGCGAGCATCCGGGCGTGTTCAGCGCCGACGGCACGGTGCTCCTCTTCGCGGCCGCCTTCGCCGAGCTCGTCCCGAACGGCCAGGCCGCCCGCAACCTGTACGTCTACCGCTGGGCCAGCAACACCACGACGCTCGTGTCGGCCCGCACCGGCGAGGCGAACTTCGTCACGGGCGTGACCGTCCACGCCGACGACTCGCCCGGCGTGCCGAGCTTCTCGCTCACCGCCGACGGCGCCTTCGCCGCCTTCGCGGCGTCGACCACGCAGGGCGACCTGACCGCGCAGGCCACCAACGGCCGCCGTAACGTCTACGTGCGCGACATCCGCACCGCCACCGGCCCGACCACGCTGGTCAGCCTCACGCCCGCCGGGCTCGGCGGCAACGGCGATTCACTCCATCCGGTGATCAGCCGGGGCGGGTCGGTGGTGGCCTTCGAGAGCCTCGCCACCGATCTCCTCAACGCGTTCGACGACACGGCCGGCCTGACCGACGTGTTCGCCAGGCCGATGAGCGGCTCGGCGCTCGCCGGACCGGCCGAGTGGCTGACGCGCGACCACTCGGTCCCGTCGGGCGGCAACCAGCCGGCGACGCTCGAGGGCGTCAGCGCCGACGGACGCTACGTCGCCTGGCGCTCGCGCGCCACCAACTACGTCCACTTCTCGGTGGTCGCCGACACCAACGCGGCAGACGACGTGTTCGTGCGCGACCGCGTCGCGGGTACGGTGAGCGTCAAGAGCGTGGTGCCGATCGGCGCCCCCTCGACGGCCGACGCGGCGAGCGGCTCCTCGACCCTGCTGGCCTCCGGGCACACCTCGTTCTTCAGCGAGGCGACCAACCTGCTCGTGACGCCGGCCACGACCGGGATCAACGTCTTCGCACCCGCCCCGGAACTCGCCGACCTGTCGCTGTCGATTGCCGATGCCCCCGATCCCGGGCTGGTCGGCAAGCCAGTCGTGTATGCCTTCACGGTGGCCAACCTGGGGCCGGCCGCGGCCACCGGCGTCGCCTTGCGCGTGCCGGTGCCCGACGGGGCCTCGACGCTCGTGGCGCAGGGCGGCCTGACGCCCGTGGGCGGGGCGATCACCTTCGACCTCGGCTCGATCGCTGCCGGTGCCACCGCCACCCGCACGGTGGCGGTGACCTACGGCGGCGCGCGCGTCGCGTCGGTGAGCGCGACCGTCACCGCGAGCCAGGCCGATCCGGTCGCCGGCAACGACACGGCGACGCAATCGACGGTGATCACCAGCGCGCCCGCGCTGCCGACGCTGACCGGCACGGTCAGTGGCCCGGGCGGCGGCGGGGTGCCCGGCGTCGCGTTGGCGCTCTCCGGCAGCGCCTCCGACACGACGATCTCGGCGGCCGACGGCAGCTACGTGTTCGGGAACATCCCCGTCGGCGGCACGGTGACGGTGACCCCGAGCGCCACCGGATACACGTTCAGCCCGGCCTCGGCATCGCTGACCGACGTCGCCGGCGACCGCACCGCCGACTTCACCGCCACGTGCGCGCCCGCCATCTCGGGCCTGGTGCGCGACCGACAGGACGGCGAGCTCGGCGGCATCACCGTGGCGCTGTCGAACGGATCGACCGTGACCACGCTCACCGACGCGAGCGGCCGCTACACGTTCACCGACGTGACGCCCGGCCAGTCGGTGACGCTCACGCCGAGCCGTCCCGGCTTCACGTTCGAGCCGGCCTCGGTGACGCTGACCACGGCCGCGTGCGGCACCACACCCGTGCCGTTCGTCGCCTCGTCGGGCGCCTACACGCGCTACTTCGCCGAGGGCGCGACCGGCTCGTTCTTCGACACGTCGATCGCCCTGCTGAACGCCAGCGGCGTCGCGACGACGGCACGCCTCACGTTCCAGACCGGCACCGGGCAGGTGGTCACGCGCGACGTGCCGCTCGGGGGACTCCTGCGGACGACCGTCAATCCGAAGACCATCCCGGGACTCGCAGCGGCCGAATTCTCCACCGTCGTGTCCTCCGATCAGCCGATCGTCGCCGACCGCACCATGCGCTGGAACGCAACCGGCTACGGCAGCCACGCCGAGGCGAGCATCGCCGAGCCACGCACGCAGTGGTACCTGGCCGAGGGCGCGACGACCGGCGGGTTCCAGTTGTTCTATCTGCTCCAGAACCCCAACGACGTGCCGACCGACGTGCAGGTGACCTACCTGCTCCCCGCACCGCGCTCGCCGATCACCAAGACCTACCCCGTACCGGCGCGCTCGCGCCAGAACATCTGGGTCAACGTCGAGGATGCGGGCCTGGCGAGCGCCGAGATGTCGGCCGTCTTCACCGCCGGGCTGCCGATCATCGTCGAGCGGGCGATGTACCGCGACGGGCCAGGCCAGATGTTCGCGGCCGGCCACGAGGCCGCGGCCGTCCCCGGCCCGGCCAATCAGTGGTTCTTCGCCGAGGGCGCCACCGGGCCCTACTTCGACCTCTTCTACCTGATCGCGAACACCACGGCGTCGGCGATCACGATCGACGGTCGCTACCTGTTGCCCGACGGCACGGTGCTCACCAAGACGTACACGGTGCCCGCCTTCAGCCGCTTCAACGTCTGGGCCGACTACGAGGAGTTCGCCGGCCGGCCCGGGCTGCCGCTGGCCGACACCGCCGTGTCGGCGACCTTCACCGGCGTGGACGGCGCGGTGTTCGTGGCCGAACGCGCGATGTGGTGGCCAGGCGACGGCTCGCGGTGGTTCGAGGGCCACGTGTCCTCGGGCGCGCTGCGGTCGGGCACCAAGTGGGCCCTCGCGGGGGGCGAGGTGGGCGGCACGCGTGCCAGCGAGACCTACATCCTGATCGCCAACACGTCCAACACCGACGGGACGGTGCTGGTGACCCTGGTGTACGAGGACGGGAGCACGAGCGTGTTCACGCGGCCGGTCAAGGCGAACTCGCGGACCAACGTCGCCGTGGCCAGCGAGGTGCCGGCAGCGGCCAACCGGCGGTTCGGCGCCATCGTCGAGAGCCTGGGCGCCACCCCGGCGCAGATCGTCGTCGAGCGCGCGATCTACGAGAACGCCGGTGGCGTGACGTGGGCGGCAGGTTCGAACAACCTGGGCACGCGCCTGCGGTGACGTGAGGCGCGGACGCGTTCAGAAGGCCCAGGTCGTGACCTGCCCGCTGGCATCGATCCGCCGGACGAGGATGTCGTCGTTGACGTAGGCGGTCCCGTCGGGCGAGAAGCAGAGATCGCGCGACTGCTGGAAGTACGCCAGCGACGAGGGGCCGTCCATCGGATGGTCGGCCAGCCACGTGCTCTTCGGAATCCGCGTGCCCGTGATCGGAACGACCGTCGCGTTGACCTCGTCCACGCGCATCAGTTGCAGGGCGTCCCAACCGCGCTGCTCGAACAGCAGCAGGTCGCTGATGATGTGGATGCGTCCCTTCGCGTCCACGGCCATCGCGCGCACGCCATCGAGGTGTGCCTTCGCCGGGCTCACCCGACTCGCCTTCTTGGCAAACAGCACGCGTCGATAGGTGCCGTCCGGCCTGATGCGCCACACGAGCGTGTAGAGGTCGTGGACCGGACGCGCGACGGTGAAGGCGCCGGCCGCGACCAGTTCGCCGTGCGCGGCATCCCATTCGAGGTTGGACACGAGGGGCCGGTTCTCGGGCAGCGTCGCCTCGTTGCACAGCACGTCCGCGCCGAGGACGGTGGTGACCTGGCCGTCCTTCGAGATGCGGCGAAGCGCGCATCCCCGCTGGTCGGCGAGCCAGAGGTTGCCGTCGGGATCTTCCACCGGGCGATCCGCCTCGTCGAAGAGTGCGGCGGTCGCGGCGCCGTCACCCGAGCCGACGGTGCCCTGGTTGGAGCAGTCGCCTGCCGATCCCGCAACGCGCGAGACCAGGCCAGTCGGGGCGATGGACTGGATCGAGCCCCGACCCGCGAACAGGATGCGTCCGTCAGCGCCGAGGCCGAACCTGGTGGGCGCCGAGGACGACTCGTCGAAGGCCACGCCACAACTCCGCCGACCGCTTGCCGCCGTGGAGCGGACGTGCAGCGGCGTCACCGCGCCATCGACGGCAATCCGCCAGAACCCCGTGGCAACCGCTCGCGCTTCGGCATCGAATCCGGCGCGGCCGCTCACGACGACGCTGCCGTCGGCCGCACAACGCAGGCTCTCCGCCCTGGCGAACAAGGGTTTGGCCGGATCCATGTACGGATTGGCGATGGTGACCGTGGGGCGGGTGTTCTCGGCGGCGAACTTCTTCCCCCACCCGGCCTGGACCGTGGCCGTTCGAGGCGCCGTGGCCACCCGCTCGTTCGCCGCGGGCGCCACGAACGGCGCCGCGCGCGGCGAGCGAGGCGCCGGTTGCGCGAGCGTGAGGGCGCTGGTGACCACGCAGCACGCGACCACCCATCCCATCTGCGCTCGAATATCGGCCATCCGCGGAGTCTACCCCGTCAATGGCCCATGACGGAGTTCGCGTACAGCGACGAGACGGCACGGCCGATATCCTTGGGAGCACGGCCTCCCGTCGCGCCCGATCCACCCTTCCATGCCGCGCCGATTCTCCCCATGCCTCGCCTTGCTCTGCACGTCGATCGTCATCGGCGCGGCCGGCGCGCGGCCGACGGCGCAGACGGCGACGCCCGCCCCGGTGACGCCTGCCCCTGCACCAGCCACGTTCGTGGTCGAGCAGCGAGGATACGGTCTGCGGCCTGAGCCCGAACCGCCGCGGTACGTGCGTCCCGCCGACAAGACCGGCGTGCCCGGTTTCGAGGGCCTCGATTGGCTCGACATCGGCCTCGAGTTGCGGTCGCGATACGAGCATCGCGTCGACGACTACCGACGGCCCGTCTCGTCGGTCGACGACGTGGTGCTCTGGCGCACGCGGCTCTATCTCGGCGTCAAGAAGGGCCTCGGACCGCTGCGGTTCGCCATGGAACTGGTGGACTCGCGGCGCAGCGGTGGGCAGTTCGCCCCCGACGAGCGCGAGGTGAACCTGGTCGAGCCCATCCAGGCCTATGCCGAGCTGTACTTCGCCAGCGGCGCGGGCAAGGGACGCCCGGTGAGCATCAAGGCCGGGCGACAGGCCTTCGAGTATCTCGACAGACGCTTGCTCGCGCGCAACGAGTGGCGCAACACGTCGAACACCTTCGACGGCCTGCGCGCCACGGTCGGCAAGTCGTCGGCCGCCTGGCAACTCGACCTGCTGGCCGTTCGGCCGGTCCGGCGACTCATGTCCGGCCTCGACGACCCCGACGAGACGCAGTGGCTGGCTGGCGCCCTCCTGGAGCTCCGGCGGTGGTCTCGCGTGGCGATCCTGCAGCCCTACTACCTCCACCTGTCGCAGGACGTGACGAGGCCGGGCTCCCGCATCGACCGCGACGTGCCGACCATCGGCCTGCGCAGCTACGGGCTGATCGGCAGGAGCGGGCTGGACTGGGACGTCGACGTCGCCGGCCAGTTCGGCGACGACCGGCCGCGTCGCAATCGCGCGTCGGCCTTCGTGGTCGAGGGCGGGTACTCGCCGCGACACGCCTGGAAGCCGCGGTTCAGCGCCAACTACACGTACGCGTCTGGCGACAGGAGCCCCGGCGACCTGTCCAGCAACCGCTTCGAGCGGCTGTTCGGCTTCGCCCGCCCGTTCTCGGCCAGTGACTACATCCAGTGGGAGAACATCCAGGCCCAGAAGGCCCGGCTGGAGATCACGCCGACGCCGTCGCTCCGCATCGACACCGGCCTGAGCGCCTACTGGCTGGCCAGCGCGACCGATCGCTGGAACGTCGCCGGCCTGCGCGATCCGACCGGCCGCAGCGGCACCCACATGGGCAACGAGTTCGACGTCCGGGTGCGATTTCCCGTCACGGCGCGCGTCGGCCTCAACCTCGGGTACGCGGTGTTCCGCCCGGGTGGGTTCACCCGGAGCGTCAGCGGCCGCGCCGACACGTCGCACATGCCCTACGCCGAAGTGACGCTGAACGCGTTCCGCTGACGCTCCACGTCGAGTCGCGCCAGGAGGCCCTCGCGGACGCCGGCCCATCGCCTGCGCTTCACGCCGGCGAGATGCTGCGCCTCCGCACGGAGGCGCGCATGGTCGCGGCGGAGGCGGGCGATGCCCGCCGCGATTGCCTCGGGTTCGTTGGCGACGTGCACCGCGCCCTCGGGAAACGCCTCGCGCAGGATCGGCCAGTCGGACACGACGACGGGCACTCCCTGGTAGATCGCCTCGTACGCGCCCCGCAGCATGGTGTGGTCGTGCGTGGTCAGGTCGAGCACGGCGTCGGCGCCGACCACCATGCCGGCATATGCCGGCTCGGGAAGGAAGCCGGTCAGCGACACGTTGGCCGGCACGCGAGCGCGCATCGCGGCAGGCAGCGAGGACGAGTCGCCGGTGACGTGGAAGCGGACGTCCGGAAGACGTCCGGCAGCCGCGAAGATCGCCTCGACGGGTTCATCGGCGTCGAAGGAGCACACCACCGTCACGCTGAACGCCGCCTCGCGCAGGTGCGGCGTGGGCGCGTGGAACACGACGGGCACGTCGGGAACGATGGTCGCGTGCGCGCCCCAGCCGCGGATCATGCCGGCCAGGTGTTCGTTGGTGACCAGGGTGGTCGTGGCGCGCCGGCACACATGGCGCTGCAGCCACTGCAGCCGCCGCCATCGGGGCAGCACGAACGCGCAGGTGTGCGCATCGACGACGACCTGCGCGCCGTGCCACCGGGCGTAGGCCAGCGCCGGCAGCGCCGCGAAGACCGGTGGCGACATCACGCACACCGTGTCCGGGCGCTCGCGATGCAGCAGGCGGGCCGTGAGCAGCGCCTGCACCGCGTACTTCAGCAGGACCGTCGCCGGGTGGCTGCCGAGCCAGCCCGCATACACCATGAAGGACCGGCCACCGAGCTCCCGGGCGGTGTGGTCGGAGCGGCTGCAGTGCGGCGCCCACGACACGTAGGCGAGCCGGCGATCGGATCGACGCGCCCGGTCGGTATCGGTCGGGACGCCGCCGGGCGAAGGCACGGGGCCGTTGCCGGTCATCGCAACCCCGTTGCAAGCCGCGCCACCTTCTCGACGACGATGGACGGGTGCCACTTCGCGAGGCGGCCCCACGGGCCGAAGTGGACGATCCACGCGCGCCGCACGTCGCCGGTGCGATTGGGCCCGGTGTAGTGGAGCGTCAGCGGGTGATGCACGGTCAGGCCTCCGAGCGGCAGCGGGCAGACCACGGCCCGCGAGCT from Luteitalea sp. TBR-22 includes:
- a CDS encoding carboxypeptidase regulatory-like domain-containing protein — translated: MARFTARRTLPGLLALGTLAGMLAPRASEGQTLRLVTVKAQAPDSVTALRGQRVAVSADGRYVAFCSAAPPADLVPGKNVPPGSVATRNVYVRDMVANATEVITLSATDPGTTSDGACLPDVQITPDGRYVAFRSNATNLQSGTWSYPADENSGWIFDRQTRTLALVDVAVQPFHAGGVKEMVMSENGRFVAFSSRGTGSLRQLVANFIDANGELPDLYVRDMQAGVTRLVSRHHTDPNRGSPAGVPTTTSEHPGVFSADGTVLLFAAAFAELVPNGQAARNLYVYRWASNTTTLVSARTGEANFVTGVTVHADDSPGVPSFSLTADGAFAAFAASTTQGDLTAQATNGRRNVYVRDIRTATGPTTLVSLTPAGLGGNGDSLHPVISRGGSVVAFESLATDLLNAFDDTAGLTDVFARPMSGSALAGPAEWLTRDHSVPSGGNQPATLEGVSADGRYVAWRSRATNYVHFSVVADTNAADDVFVRDRVAGTVSVKSVVPIGAPSTADAASGSSTLLASGHTSFFSEATNLLVTPATTGINVFAPAPELADLSLSIADAPDPGLVGKPVVYAFTVANLGPAAATGVALRVPVPDGASTLVAQGGLTPVGGAITFDLGSIAAGATATRTVAVTYGGARVASVSATVTASQADPVAGNDTATQSTVITSAPALPTLTGTVSGPGGGGVPGVALALSGSASDTTISAADGSYVFGNIPVGGTVTVTPSATGYTFSPASASLTDVAGDRTADFTATCAPAISGLVRDRQDGELGGITVALSNGSTVTTLTDASGRYTFTDVTPGQSVTLTPSRPGFTFEPASVTLTTAACGTTPVPFVASSGAYTRYFAEGATGSFFDTSIALLNASGVATTARLTFQTGTGQVVTRDVPLGGLLRTTVNPKTIPGLAAAEFSTVVSSDQPIVADRTMRWNATGYGSHAEASIAEPRTQWYLAEGATTGGFQLFYLLQNPNDVPTDVQVTYLLPAPRSPITKTYPVPARSRQNIWVNVEDAGLASAEMSAVFTAGLPIIVERAMYRDGPGQMFAAGHEAAAVPGPANQWFFAEGATGPYFDLFYLIANTTASAITIDGRYLLPDGTVLTKTYTVPAFSRFNVWADYEEFAGRPGLPLADTAVSATFTGVDGAVFVAERAMWWPGDGSRWFEGHVSSGALRSGTKWALAGGEVGGTRASETYILIANTSNTDGTVLVTLVYEDGSTSVFTRPVKANSRTNVAVASEVPAAANRRFGAIVESLGATPAQIVVERAIYENAGGVTWAAGSNNLGTRLR
- a CDS encoding alginate export family protein, with protein sequence MPRRFSPCLALLCTSIVIGAAGARPTAQTATPAPVTPAPAPATFVVEQRGYGLRPEPEPPRYVRPADKTGVPGFEGLDWLDIGLELRSRYEHRVDDYRRPVSSVDDVVLWRTRLYLGVKKGLGPLRFAMELVDSRRSGGQFAPDEREVNLVEPIQAYAELYFASGAGKGRPVSIKAGRQAFEYLDRRLLARNEWRNTSNTFDGLRATVGKSSAAWQLDLLAVRPVRRLMSGLDDPDETQWLAGALLELRRWSRVAILQPYYLHLSQDVTRPGSRIDRDVPTIGLRSYGLIGRSGLDWDVDVAGQFGDDRPRRNRASAFVVEGGYSPRHAWKPRFSANYTYASGDRSPGDLSSNRFERLFGFARPFSASDYIQWENIQAQKARLEITPTPSLRIDTGLSAYWLASATDRWNVAGLRDPTGRSGTHMGNEFDVRVRFPVTARVGLNLGYAVFRPGGFTRSVSGRADTSHMPYAEVTLNAFR
- a CDS encoding glycosyltransferase produces the protein MTGNGPVPSPGGVPTDTDRARRSDRRLAYVSWAPHCSRSDHTARELGGRSFMVYAGWLGSHPATVLLKYAVQALLTARLLHRERPDTVCVMSPPVFAALPALAYARWHGAQVVVDAHTCAFVLPRWRRLQWLQRHVCRRATTTLVTNEHLAGMIRGWGAHATIVPDVPVVFHAPTPHLREAAFSVTVVCSFDADEPVEAIFAAAGRLPDVRFHVTGDSSSLPAAMRARVPANVSLTGFLPEPAYAGMVVGADAVLDLTTHDHTMLRGAYEAIYQGVPVVVSDWPILREAFPEGAVHVANEPEAIAAGIARLRRDHARLRAEAQHLAGVKRRRWAGVREGLLARLDVERQRNAFSVTSA